The genome window ctcacaagtaacattctttctaaccatattgtctttcacacaatccatccatcatttcttgggtcgtcccctacctttatatccatccacatctatactcaaaacctttcacACAATAAGGTCCTCAGTCCTCCTTCCTCATGTCAATTGAATAGAGACATAGACTActattacatagaataaaatactatatgaCATTCAGTTACATAGACTTTTAAACACAATCATTGAATGTACTTATTTCACTGGAAACCAATTAatacaaacacattttttatcacctatataacattttaatatatcaatgaaatttaataattggcAAAGCTAAATGTATttgaggaattttattatagaaggaCTACAATTGTTAATCGAGTTCCTTTTGCCGTATCTTCTAAAAACGGGGTACTTTCTTGTGCCAATTGGTGGTACGATAAGTGTAATGCACATTTAATAAAGAACTTAAATTTCATTTCCACAACCGGTTAGGAGTTTAGGTTAATGATATCTTGGATCTGACGAccagcaaaataaatataacgagataattgtttttattattgcatgTTCTAATAAAGTAGCCAATGTTATCagtttaataaaaccaatagaGCAAATTATTGCTTGTAGTAAGTTTCATTttacacatttaatattttgttttgcatAATTATGTACACATAGAGGTATAagtagaattatattaattattataggatAGAACTAGATAGACATTAAAAGTATTGTGGaacaacttcttttttttttatttaaaacgaacttATCAATGATGTAATATCAAACCTCCTTTTCCTGATTTCCACTTGTACTCCAAGCTTTATTAATCCACTTTTTAGGATCGAACTCGTTATCAGCAAATGTCTTTAAATCCTAGAAAGGAACATACGAatgagatatttaatattttaaaaacttaacaatattttacattattgataaaattaccATCTTGAAAGTTATCCAATTGActttttacttaatactttatttatattgttagtaaatatatcggatttaaaaataataagtctaATGACGTATGACATATTCTTATCATTATTGTTTTGTCAAAAACAGctgatatttgaaatatacaaataaatgatgAAAACTTTAAAGCTGGTGATTAATGTTAATCCaagtataaattaagtattatgtaGCACTAATTAAATTTACGAATTGGCTTAAATgtcatatcaaatatataagtaaatatcaaATGCTGGAGGGAATagcaataaacttttattaaaaatgtaaataaatattttttgtttaatctgtGGTAATAACTTGCACTTGTAATGTACTCTGTGGCCTGGGTccgtctatttttttattattttcgtagtCTGTGATTTCGAAATGGAGGTAAAAGAAATGACgtagaatttataaaatgaggatattaacagaaaatttagcaacaatttaaataacgtgaaataataataatcatatttattttactagtaattttaaatgtgtattcttctatctgtatatatttttgaaattactgGAAGGTATGTTTAAACGATTTGTACTTATACTTTCGACTAAAGCTATCTTCGCATTTGTTTGGTACAACATTGtgattataaaaactattcattGCATCTATATATTCATGCTTACaaaatttatacttacaaaaaaaatcataaagttttattaacataaactcAACGATTATCGtagataaattttaatctactcttattattactgttattgTATCAAAACTTTATTCTGTAGTAGTTtctacaagaaataaaattttcatttaaccaccaccaatgtgccaccaaccttggcacaAAGATATAGTACCCCTTGTTCCTGtggttacattggctcactcacccttcaaacgagAACACGAccgtactaagtattgctatttaacGGTGGAATATATGGTgaatggtacctatccagatgggcttgcacagagccctaccaaataaacaaatacagtgtatatttgtatcatataaacacaatatgagccgagatggcccagtggttagaacgcgtgcatcttaaccgatgatttcgggttcaaacccaggcaggcaccactgaaatttcatgtgcttaatttgtgtttataattcatctcgtgctcggcggtgaaggaaaacatcgtgaggaaacctgcatgtgactaatttcaacgaaattcagccacatgtgtattccgccaacccgcattggagcagcgtggtggaatatgctccaaaccttctcctcaaaagggagaggaggcctttatcccagcagtgggacatttacgggctgcttatgttatgttatgttatgtataaacACAATGGAGACAGAGTCGTCCTTAATCTAAATATTGAGGCTAGTTAAATATAGAGATTTTGCTAGCACAAAGACGATGTTTGCAATGAATAGTGTACATCCATATTTACCACTCAAAAACTTTAAACAGAGGACGCCCACTTGCCGTCATAATATAACATGGTGATCTTTATTTGTATCAgctaatatatgttaattattgttctataatatatataaatattaactgaaCACTGGTATATAagctaattaatatattttgagtcTTTGTTGTTGTTGCGAATggtttgctttttaatttaatacacataCTTAATGTACTTTTCAGAAAATTAACTAAACTACATTAAAGTTGAGTAGAGTTTTATGTTATTGTGATTTCTCTTTTTTTACAGATTCACTCAATCGTCCAAGCATGAAAATTAGTAAAGatacaaattcatataaatCTTTGAAGACTTCTAGTATTGTGGCTTGTGATTTCTGTGATAAGAAGTTTAAAAATAGGTAAGGTAATTCAATTGGCATAGTTGTgccatatttttagttttaagaaatCATTGTTATATGCTGTCAGTAACATTAccattgtttttgttgtacttttatatttatttttgtctctaGAAGCttacaatttttatgtttgtgttaAGCTTTAAGCTGTATGTTTTTCTTTCGCTTCACGGTCTTTTTGCTAATCAAAGTGTTCTGTTCATTTCAGCAATTTAaggaaaattacaatatttgtatgtttgtctaAGTTTGtgctgttttttattattaatttatttgtgtattacttttttatcattattcaaTAGTgctttaaatatctataatcgTGTATCGCGCTGTATCGGTCCGTGTACTTCTGATTGCATTGTTATTGTGAATATGTcgatggtgtttcaaataaattaaaatcggaTCTAGACAAAGCAATATACGTACATAGTATTGTCAATTTAGGTTTAGGTTAAACAACAAATACACTAGAGTTTGTTTTGACTGGCAATATGAGATGCTCAACTCAATCAACATGATGCTACAATGTTTTGCATGATGCATGTCTTCTCCAGCTCTAAGCGAGCACACATGTAAGGACAAGTGAGCTGACACGACAATGGGGCAACTTAACTCTAACTCCTATCACTTATAAGCTGATTACTTTAGACAGTAATGATGTTCTGGTACAAATATTTGAATGGGTAACCTTACCATTTCCAAGTGTATCCAAGGTATTCACTTCGGGCGTCAATTCTATAATCACTTAGCCTTGAGGACATTCCACGTAAATTGCCCCGCAGCATGGAAATTACATGTCTATGTTTTATcaagtgatatatatttttttatggcattggttggcgaacgagcatatgggccacctgataagtggtcaccactgcccatagacaaaggcgctgtaagaaatattaacaattccttacatcacctatgcaccaccaaccttgggaactaagatgttatgtcctttgtgcctgtgattacactggctcactcaaaatTGATACTCTACAATTGATATGTTGTTTGGAATAAGTTAGATATTAGCGAAGTTtgaaatttctttaataattgttattacacTGTGTCTAACCTTCAGGATTCagattattttgtcattttaaaaaatatttatatgtatcaaTTTTTACCAcggcagttttttttaatatagttgctatctaaattaattaattattctttttaatgagccgagatggcccagtggttagaacgcgtgcatcttaaccgatgatttcgggttcaaacccaggcaggcaccactgaattttcatgtgcttaatttgtgtttataattcatctcgtgctcggcggtgaaggaaaacatcgtgaggaaacctgcatgtgtctaatttcaacgatattctgccacatgtgtattccgccaacccgcattggagcagcgtggtgaaatatgctccacaccttctcctcaaagggagaggaggcctttagcccagcagtgggaaaatttacaggctgctaatgctaaaaataataatgcatatATAATGTagagatattaaatattgtaaataaacgtgctgtaatatcgaattaggacaaccgtgtcctgtaatgatatgtatacagttttgtattataaataaataaattagattgatcaatcatcaattttataattcctgtgatataataaaagttatataataaattatattggtaCGTTATTGCTAACTCCATTTGGTGTCTAGAatgtcaaatttttaaataaatacaaaaacaagaaaaagtTACATTGATAACAAAGCAAAAATCTTTCAAACTAAATGATTGTAAGTTAATGGCAACTGGTTTTTTTAGATGCTTTTTAGGGAAGGGaggaaataagataaatttgcATAACGTTACCTGTTTTATTCCTATAGATTTAAGAACTGTTTAAATTCACCACTTTATCTACCGAGCGAGATTGGaattggtatttatttaagatttctcATTTTCAGATACGATAGTATAGTTCATAATGCATCACACATTATAATTCCTCTGTGGGCGCAAACGTTATATAGATGTAATATTTGCAACATATACACAACAACGGTTGAAGATATAGAAACTCATAACGCTAGGAAACATCAACAACCTCGGAATGTTACTAAACCAATCAATGGAATAAAAagtgaaacaatattaaaagactataataatgaaatagaaCTCGAGATAAATGGTGACGTGGGATTGGTTGAAAGTAAAATAGTTGAAAACGAACCAATCAGAAACAGGCTTAAGTTTGAAGAGGATGTTTTAAGCTCCAACGGTTTGATAAAAGACTTGGTGACGCAATGTAaggtaaatattcaattaatggACCCCCCATGGTCGTACCAGTCCATGAAATTCAGCAATTGTAACAATACCACGGTTTTCAATGAGGATTTTGTTAGAAGTGACTTCGATGATCTGTCAACGAATACTCAGGAGCCTGAATATAATTGCATAGATTACTCGAGTTTGATGAAACCGGGGATTTTCAATtgcaaatattgttttaagtcATACCCAAACAggtgagtttgtttattatgatataattaataattatggatTCAGTTACGATACACcctaatttcattttcaaaattctGATCAATAATTTTTCAACATTGATAATGGACGACGAAAGCCatgtaaacaacatttgacagcaaattgacgcgatatcattggtcgagcttGAATTGTCTATGATAtgcattatggatttgcgaaaaaattgcgttcaCACCATCGATGacttatcggaactttggattTAAGTAGTTTAGTGCAATAgtgttatagtataaataaagatatattaatcaagaaatcttagtagtgcacgatatagctgagttattagcaaatcgcatgaaatacgtaaatctaaggtttgtttaatcTTAATTCCTTCTTGGATTGGAATAGATTATGTCAATTAACTTCTATAAGTAAAAAGGACAAAAGGTCTCGTTAtgtggtataaatattattcagaatTTGTAACCATGTTGGCCAGAAGCTGGTAATAGTgtccaaatatttattaaatttgaccgCGCTGTTTACTTTGTGACGTTTTTGGGAGTATAAACTGCTCGTAACGCATTCTTAAGCCGTGTTTATAGAACGTGTTAATTGTGAATGTTGTAAatcgtcgttgcgcctgcaaaaggcgctgtgttttttttcttatttttagattcttATGCCTTTTTAatccttatttaaatttcagtaGCTTTCGATGTATGAATGTCACATggctaaattttaaaacttttaaattattgaagttatcacAAAACTGATTTTACAGTACGTGCGTATTGAAATAACGATGATTACGGCAGTattaacttcaataatttaaaggtCATTTATTCAagatctaaatatactttattcaagtagacctttacaaacacttttgaatcgtcgttttaCGAACTAAGTGTGGcgacaagaaactcggtagttattctttttcagaatttaaaatacaattaaaactacTCAATATGTTTTCTATTTCAGGTTCTCGTTAATAAAACACGAGATAaatcatatgaaaataataagagGGAAACCGATATTGTGTTTATACTGTGACAGATTTATCGCTGGCAACTATAAAACATTGAACGTCCACATAGCGAAACGTCACCCAAACGTCAAAGCGAAGAAATTCAAAACGTTTATGTGCAAGCGTTGCGGTTTAAGGTTCAGAAAATATAAGAGACACGTGAAGAACTATCACGTCTACGATTGCCTCGAATGCGGTTTGGAATTCAACAACGCCGAGCAGAATGCCAGTCATTCGAACACATGCAAGTGCCCAAAATACAAGGCGAAGATGCTGAAAGTGTGTGACCTCTGTTACTCGTTTATGAAGCGacggattaatttaatttattgcctTATGGGTGATACAGACGACGAATTAGGTGTACGGTACCCCTGTGACAATTGTGGGAAGAAGTACTTTGTGCTGAAACTGGTGAAGCGGATACAGAAAGAGAGAAAGTGCTGTTACAGGGATCAGAAGAAGATGACGAATGAGGACAGATTGAAGAATATACAGCATCGTTTGAAAAGATTAAATCTCTTGAATAAGTTTTAATGTgttgtttgatttaaataaataaatgtaggcAAATTTTCTTCGCCAATTGGTGATTGGTTACCAATATATGGGCCAAGTTTCAGATTGGGccataaaatgttattagtgAATAATCGCTATTGAGTTGTTAGTCTTGTTTAGTTACTTTACTAATATACCCTTCTGGCGTATTGTCAAGTATTATCAAAGAGATTTAggcatagacaattttaatactttttacagaTCATTATATAGCATAAAACAATGTCGCTTTCCGTTGTCTATCCCTGTTTGTGCTTgaatgtatgcttagatctttaaaattactcaacggattttgatgcgtttttttttatagatagtttgaaggggaaggtttatatgtataataaatgcacaatatagtagagaaacacataattttagaagtttctaaagtgatatcataaataaacacattttttgaacttacattgcaaataatgtattttaaaataatgtattttacacCTTAAAGAAGTTTTCAAAAGGCCGTGAtaacacaataaacattttttaatcttttttacgCAGCGATTTTAATcgatacagcattaatccttatccaattaagtactttaaatacattgtacatttaatatagatcaatacggccctttacagcatgtaatttaaatgaatattttcgaagatattacagatttaaaacatagcggtttgtattgcttaatgactgaaaaatgaacgctgtaagacattctgtagtacctatatttagtatcagcattgcaaccGTGCGAAGCAGGGGCGGGACGCTAGTATAAGATATAtcagtaaaaagtagtaaaattaggTACTTCTCTTAAAAATGTTCATAAGTAGTCTGAACTTAGGAAGACGCACTTTCGAGTTTGGTAAATGCGTAGAGGCTTTGGTTCTTGTCGAATTGTCGTCCCATagaattatagtaataaaataaatcgtttattgCAGACAAAGTTGccattttgttagtaaaaaaattattttcttagtgttggtaccaataaataaaatattacgagagTTAGCTAAACTTCCTTGTAAGTGGAAAGCGTAGACAGATTTCTTCGGGATACAGGGCATTATTTAGAAGTTTTCTtgttggtaggactttgtgcaagcctgactaggtaggtaccactcactcatatCGCCAAGCAACAATTCTTAGTATATTTGTGTCACGGTTTGAgcggtgagtaagccagtgtaattacagccaCAATGTACGGACACAACATCTCTagtcccaaggttgatggtccattggcgatgtaaagaattgtAAAAATGTCTGCGCCTGCGCCAATATCAATGGACAGCAGAAAGTTATAAAACTACATACTTACAAACCGTCATTCCAATTTTTTCTGAATCGAGGggtgaatgaaaaaaaaaaatacatgtccTTCCTTATTAACTAAATCggccaagtttttttttagcgTGAAGAGggaacagagttactttcagcGGCACTAATACTagcaacaatatttaattaattatggttTATACTGTGAAAACTTTAGTTTAAGTCGTCGAAATGAAGCGCGCGCTATATTTTTCTAGTGCGTGTCGAGATGTCGCAAATTGGGTCATCGTTTATGCCGGCCGCAGGTGTAAGTGTATGTAATGTACCGATCTCGTCACtactagtgttgcatatcgataagaatcgatagttaaggtgttagacatagtatcgatagcttcccatgagcaatactatcgatagtattactttCAACCtaaagtatcgatagtattgccgtaATCAATAGTTTTtctcacggagagctatcgatactattgatatcctgaatagttttcgatgTCAAGTATCGATGGTCAAATTATCGA of Vanessa atalanta chromosome 28, ilVanAtal1.2, whole genome shotgun sequence contains these proteins:
- the LOC125074623 gene encoding zinc finger protein 59-like, translated to MKISKDTNSYKSLKTSSIVACDFCDKKFKNRYDSIVHNASHIIIPLWAQTLYRCNICNIYTTTVEDIETHNARKHQQPRNVTKPINGIKSETILKDYNNEIELEINGDVGLVESKIVENEPIRNRLKFEEDVLSSNGLIKDLVTQCKVNIQLMDPPWSYQSMKFSNCNNTTVFNEDFVRSDFDDLSTNTQEPEYNCIDYSSLMKPGIFNCKYCFKSYPNRFSLIKHEINHMKIIRGKPILCLYCDRFIAGNYKTLNVHIAKRHPNVKAKKFKTFMCKRCGLRFRKYKRHVKNYHVYDCLECGLEFNNAEQNASHSNTCKCPKYKAKMLKVCDLCYSFMKRRINLIYCLMGDTDDELGVRYPCDNCGKKYFVLKLVKRIQKERKCCYRDQKKMTNEDRLKNIQHRLKRLNLLNKF